One Cryptococcus neoformans var. grubii H99 chromosome 3, complete sequence genomic region harbors:
- a CDS encoding potassium ion transporter, which yields MPSGRPSISTLPSYLSLPSRWTKWKTLIVGSLNFYRIHLITFTIVPLITSSIMFACNTEYHISYIDCLFCCMSAMTVTGLATVDLSTLSPFQQVILFLQMIIGSLSFVSIVMILVRQYFFRQTFKHVLQERERRRTRLTKTITRVATAAPPISAIRKRFGTGFRQFDKGDVKSNNVSPERSAPPSLELKAVSHSPKKPEDHHHKHWKKGHQKLRPDMIKRVQGGGVGLVNPMGWYDAERAEIPTPAPTPELRSDTPLPSGKTVAADGKDLSQALEAAVVSGVPLERQSTGEAEQEVSEMEHKEPKTKLPDAEAGADVADKIGNGFHEGRRTSTPPSSPTRHRIPYAGVQLTDEAFPRSKTIAFEDTIDDSHDYRERGSTTQREGGTFPRTATFRNNAADPQLPYSATMLPNAGNFPRTYSLRPMNSHRTDARLEGFGGFPTPLNIGKKVFRKVFPETSKNLARTFTVPRTNTMSGRSTGQGTEGKDAPYISFSATIGRNSRFEGLTTEQMDELGGVEYRALRVLLYIVVGYVLFMPLAGFVIMAPYISAGNRYDYVFNEQPRNVGIPWFALYQSISAFTNTGMSLCDTSMLPFQKAYLMIVVMIILIFAGNTALPVFLRCTVWVIYKCVPESSRVRESLKFLLDHPRRCFVYLFPATQTWVLALVMLSLTLIDWVSFLVLDLGTEAIMSLPIGTRIAAGFLQSVAVRAAGFSIVPLSELAPAVKVLYVVMMYISVYPIALSVRSTNVYEEKSLGLFGSEIEEDDLSEEGSGAHAVAKYIGWHARRQLAFDIWWLAFALWLVCIIERGHIDNNQEWFNIFNIIFELVSAYATVGLSLGVPYDNYSFCGGFRKLSKLVLILVMLRGRHRGLPVAIDRAVMLPKDFTAAEEIAFEEERSRRCSATRSIQELGPM from the exons ATGCCTTCCGGCAGACCATCAATCTCCACCCTGCCCTCTTACCTCTCCTTACCCTCAAGATGGACGAAATGGAAGACTCTCATCGTGGGCTCCCTCAACTTTTATCGAATACACCTGATTACGTTTACAATC GTTCCTCTCATTACTTCCTCCATCATGTTTGCCTGTAATACAGAGTATCACATATCTTACATCGACTGTCTCTTTTGCTGTATGTCTGCAATGACGGTGACTGGATTGGCAACTGTGGATCTGAGTACCCTGAGCCCTTTTCAACAAGTGATATTGTTCCTTCAAATGATTATTGGAAGTCTG TCATTTGTATCGATCGTCATGATTTTAGTGAGGCA GTACTTCTTTCGACAAACTTTCAAGCATGTCCTTCAAGAacgagaaaggagaagaacacGTTTAACTAAGACCATCACCCGCGTGGCCACGGCAGCTCCACCTATATCTGCTATACGGAAACGGTTTGGCACTGGCTTCCGCCAGTTTGACAAG GGCGATGTCAAATCAAATAATGTGTCTCCGGAGCGTTCAGCACCACCGTCTTTAGAGTTGAAAGCCGTTTCTCACTCTCCAAAGAAGCCCGAAGATCACCATCACAAGCACTGGAAAAAGGGACACCAGAAGCTACGTCCGGACATGATCAAACGTGTTCAAGGTGGAGGCGTTGGTCTGGTCAATCCCATGGGATGGTACGACGCCGAGCGAGCAGAAATTCCAACCCCTGCACCCACGCCAGAACTCAGAAGTGACACGCCATTGCCGTCTGGCAAGACTGTGGCTGCTGACGGGAAAGACTTATCCCAAGCTTTGGAGGCAGCTGTTGTCAGCGGAGTACCACTGGAGCGGCAGTCGACAGGAGAAGCAGAACAAGAGGTTTCCGAAATGGAGCACAAGGAGCCAAAGACAAAGCTGCCCGATGCTGAAGCTGGAGCTGATGTGGCTGACAAAATCGGCAATGGATTCCACGAAGG TCGTCGAACGTCCACCccaccttcatccccaaCCCGTCACAGGATCCCATATGCCGGTGTGCAGCTTACAGATG AGGCCTTTCCTAGGTCCAAGACGATTGCTTTTGAGGACACAATTGACGATAGCCATGACTATCGAGAACGAGGCTCAACCACTCAAAGAGAAGGCGGCACGTTCCCAAGGACAGCTACTTTCCGTAATAATGCCGCAGACC CTCAACTGCCCTATTCTGCCACCATGCTGCCCAATGCTGGTAATTTCCCTCGCACTTATTCTCTCCGCCCAATGAACAGCCATCGCACTGATGCAAGGCTGGAGGGCTTTGGTGGTTTTCCTACACCTCTAAACATTGGTAAAAAAGTTTTTCGCAAGGTTTTTCCGGAAACGTCCAAAAACCTTGCAAGGACATTCACAGTACCTCGAACCAATACAATGAGTGGACGTAGCACGGGCCAAGGGACGGAAGGCAAAGACGCCCCGTATATATCTTTCTCTGCGACTATTGGGAGGAACAGTCGTTTCGAGGGTTTGACCACCGAACAAATGGATGAACTGGGAGGTGTAGAATATCGAGCTCTTCGAGTGCTTCTCTACATTGTCGTGGGC TATGTCCTCTTCATGCCGCTCGCCGGGTTTGTCATCATGGCCCCATATATTTCCGCTGGTAACCGTTATGACTACGTCTTCAACGAACAACCAAGAAATGTTGGGATTCCTTGGTTCGCCTTATACCAATCTATTTCAGCTTTTACCAATACTGGCATGAGTTTATGCGATACAAGCATGCTGCCGTTCCAAAAAGCATACCTCATGATAGTTG TTATGATAATATTGATCTTTGCTGGGAATACTGCTTTG CCTGTATT CCTCCGTTGTACAGT ATGGGTTATATACAAATGTGTTCCGGAGTCTTCACGCGTTCGGGAGTCGCTCAAGTTCCTACTGGATCACCCTCGAAG GTGTTTTGTTTATCTTTTCCCTGCTACCCAAACATGGGTTCTCGCTCTTGTCATGCTCAGTCTCAC TCTCATTGATTGGGTCAGCTTTTTGGTTCTCGACTTGGGCACTGA AGCCATCATGTCTTTACCTATTGGGACCAGGATAGCAGCGGGATTTCTACAGTCTGTTGCTGTTCGTGCTGCAGGTTTCAGTATCGTTCCTCTCTCAGAGCTTGCGCCTGCTGTTAAAGTTCTTTACGTTGTTATGATG TACATCTCTGTTTATCCCATCGCGCTGTCGGTGCGATCCACGAACGTatatgaagagaagagtcTTGGTCTGTTCGGTAGCGAaattgaggaagatgatttgTCTGAAGAGGGAAGTGGCGCTCATGCAGTAGCAAAATATATTGGTTGGCACGCGAGACGTCAGCTGGCATTTG ATATTTGGTGGCTTGCTTTTGCATTATGGCTTGTCTGCATTATAGAG CGAGGGCATATCGACAACAATCAAGAATGGTTCAACATTTTCAACATTATTTTTGAACTGGTCAGCGCGTATGCGACTGTGGGTCTAAGTCTAGGAGTGCCCTATGATAACTATTC GTTTTGCGGTGGCTTCCGAAAGCTTTCCAAATTGGTACTAATATTGGTTATGTTACGTGGCAGACACAGAGGTTTGCCTGTTGCG ATCGATCGTGCTGTGATGC TGCCAAAGGACTTCACTGCTGCCGAAGAGATCGCTTTCGAAGAAGAACGTTCTAGACGCTGTAGTGCTACTCGTTCGATACAGGAGCTGGGTCCTATGTAA
- a CDS encoding oligosaccharyltransferase complex subunit delta (ribophorin II) — translation MLSFLRNAKILGLLTLLTATSVTAKGTLGIKAAKVAVTSPDGLNDATYTLKEPTPLPSPIALSENTNFKLAFTVIDTTSGESMYPQQAHLLLEGLQSDDDDVTLPITVKSNGKAQITINAAKPHPALLTTRGKFHLTLILSSLDEYTPLAYPLGELSIPESILQPRPRKRHDLPPRAGEPAFQPEQELFHTFKEDPKTVGWTKSGAGIIVTLAPWGVLFVFFGKLLPSLNFQAPPVSSYVFLLVLAAIETLIFIYWVGLKLYQLLPPFLALCAIAAYSGLIALREQRERRLKAGGTP, via the exons ATGCTTTCGTTTCTCCGGAACGCAAAAATCCTGGGCCTCCTTACTTTACTCACTGCGACTTCAGTCACCGCCAAGGGAACACTTGGAATCAAGGCCGCCAAAGTAGCTGTCACATCCCCTGATGGACTGAACGACGCCACCTACAC TCTCAAGGAACccactcctcttccttcccctaTCGCCCTCTCTGAGAACACAAACTTCAAGCTCGCCTTTACTGTCATCGACACGACATCGGGAGAATCAATGTACCCTCAACAAgctcaccttcttcttgaggGCCTGCagagtgatgatgatgatgtgacTTTGCCCATTACTGTCAAAAGCAACGGCAAGGCTCAAATAACTATC AATGCTGCTAAGCCTCATCCTGCCCTTTTAACTACCCGCGGCAAATTCCATCTCACACTCATCCTCTCGTCGCTGGACGAATACACTCCTCTCGCTTACCCTTTGGGCGAACTCTCTATTCCCGAATCTATTTTGCAGCCTCGTCCTCGAAAGCGACATGATCTCCCGCCGCGAGCTGGTGAGCCGGCCTTCCAGCCTGAGCAAGAGCTGTTCCACACTTTCAAGGAAGACCCTAAGACTGTAGGATGGACAAAAAGTGGTGCCGGGATTATAGTAACCCTTGCTCCCTGGGGTGTACTCTTTGTTTTT TTTGGAAAGCTCTTGCCGTCTCTCAATTTCCAAGCTCCTCCAGTATCTTCCTATGTGTTTTTGCTTGTTCTTGCGGCTATTGAGACACTCATCTTTATTTACTGGGTTGGCCTGAAATTGTACCAA CTCTTGCCCCCTTTCCTCGCCCTCTGTGCAATTGCAGCATACAGCGGCTTGATTGCCCTTCGGGAACAGAGGGAGCGAAGACTGAAAGCCGGAGGAACCCCTTGA
- a CDS encoding peroxiredoxin Q/BCP, with the protein MPSISPEAVTSLRRSTRAKKRIVLAENDEENEGPQSAPKKSRASKPKSEDAIVIADGTGSPTEGASSSPKAKKSGGAAVSKPKKAPARKEKEMAPHEDNEEHEDEEDGEVLKKGDRLPSIKLKDEEGNTVDVSTLAGEKGVVFFLYPKADTPGCTNQACGYRDMFDEIAVFGYEVYGLSKDTPTAQQKWKAKKSLNYHLLSDPKSKLIKRLGAFVPPKNTKRSHFIFEKGTGNLIDIDIGVRPAEDPNNVLGFLTEKYL; encoded by the exons ATGCCATCCATATCTCCAGAAGCAGTCACATCTCTCAGGAGATCCACGAGGGCCAAGAAG CGAATCGTGCTTGCGGAGAACgatgaggagaatgaagggCCTCAATCCGCGCCCAAGAAATCCAGAGCATCCAAGCCAAAGAGCGAAGATGCGATCGTTATTGCCGACGGCACTGGAAGCCCTACTGAAGGCgcctcctcatcacccaAGGCCAAAAAGTCAGGCGGTGCAGCGGTTAGTAAACCCAAGAAGGCGCCAgccaggaaggagaaggaaatggccCCTCACGAAGATAACGAAGAgcatgaggatgaagaggatggcgaggtgttgaagaagggagataGGCTTCCAAGCATCAAActgaaggatgaggaaggcaACACGGTTGATGTTTCGACATTGGCCGGTGAAAAAGGCGTTGTGTTCTTCTTGTACCCCAAG GCCGACACACCAGGGTGTACTAACCAAGCATGCGGTTACAGAGACATGTTCGACGAAATTGCAGTATTTGGTTATGAGGTTTATGGACTCTCAAAAGATACTCCGACTGCACAACAAAAG TGGAAAGCCAAAAAATCCCTCAACTATCATCTTCTCAGTGATCCCAAGAGCAAGCTGATCAAAAG GCTGGGTGCATTTGTTCCTCCCAAAAA CACCAAGCGTTCTCATTTCATTTTTGAGAAGGGAACAGGCAATCTCATTGACATTGATATTGGCGTCAGGCCTGCAGAAGA TCCCAACAATGTTCTCGGGTTCTTAACTGAGAAATATTTATAG
- a CDS encoding amidophosphoribosyltransferase, whose amino-acid sequence MCGIIGLLLHDPLATQTTLAGTELAEGLSLLQHRGQDAAGVVTCGSGGRFYQVKANGMVRDVFDEAAVAGLKGWMGIGHARYPTAGSSAHAEAQPFYVNSPYGICFAHNGNIVNTPALRQFLDVDAHRHINTDSDSELLLNILANNLQKTGKFRINEEDIFTAVGDLTKACIGGYACVAMIAGFGLVVFRDPNGIRPVGIATRQGARGGLDYLVASENIVAQGLGFDDWQDVKAGEAIIITREKISRRQVAEPQVFSPDIFEYVYFARPDSTIDGISVYRSRMAMGEYLAETAKKELAKAGLTVDVVIPVPDTSRVAALQLAQHLKIPYREGFIKNRYVGRTFIMPGQTQRRKNVRRKLNAMPMEFAGKVVMLVDDSIVRGTTSKEIVQMAKDVGAKKVVFASCAPPIRYSNVYGIDMPSPEELVAHNRTTEEIAKHIGVDLVIYQTLDDLVASCKQFNPSIKQFDCSVFTGEYVTGGVDDKYLEHLMKLRNDKAKAKKIQTVVEQPEVQISCSGPMNGSDSLMGLANHSPKIGPSAMPSPNDTVGLHNSWFGS is encoded by the exons A TGTGCGGTATCATcggcctcctccttcacgATCCCCTGGCCACGCAGACCACTCTTGCGGGCACAGAGCT TGCTGAGGGTCTTTCCCTTCTACAGCACCG TGGCCAGGACGCCGCTGGTGTCGTCACTTGCGGGTCGGGTGGTCGATTCTATCAGGTCAAGGCGAATGGTATGGTTAGGGATGTGTTTGATGAGGCTGCCGTTGCTGGTCTCAAAGGCTGGATGGGTATCGGTCACG CTCGATACCCCACCGCCGGCAGTTCTGCTCATGCCGAGGCGCAGCCTTTCTACGTTAACTCTCCTTATGGAATCTGTTTCGCCCAT AACGGTAACATCGTCAACACCCCTGCTTTGCGACAGTTCCTTGACGTCGACGCTCACAGGCATATCAACACCGATTCTGATTCtgagcttcttctcaacaTCCTTGCCAACAATCTTCAAAAGACTGGCAAATTCCGTATCAATGAGGAAGATATCTTTACTGCCGTCGGTGATCTTACCAAAGCCTGTATCGGTGGCTACGCCTGTGTGGCCATGATTGCCGGCTTTGGTCTTGTGGTCTTTAGAGACCCTAATGGTATCCGACCCGTCGGCATCGCCACCAGGCAAGGTGCCAGAGGCGGTCTTGACTATTTGGTCGCGAGTGAAAATATTGTTGCTCAGGGATTAGGTTTCGACGATTGGCAGGACGTCAAAGCCGGTGaggccatcatcatcacccgCGAAAAAATCTCTCGCCGCCAAGTGGCCGAACCTCAAGTCTTCTCGCCCGACATTTTCGAGTATGTCTACTTTGCTCGACCCGATTCCACTATCGACGGTATCAGTGTCTACCGAAGCCGAATGGCCATGGGGGAGTATCTCGCTGAGACAGCCAAGAAGGAGTTGGCCAAAGCTGGTTTGACTGTAGATGTTGTGATTCCTGTGCCCGACACCTCTCGAGTTGCCGCTCTGCAACTCGCTCAACACCTCAAAATCCCTTACCGAGAAGGGTTTATTAAGAATCGTTATGTTGGTAGAACTTTCATCATGCCGGGGCAAACGCAACG ACGCAAGAACGTTCGACGAAAGCTCAATGCCATGCCCATGGAGTTTGCTGGCAAGGTTGTTATGCTTGTCGATG ATTCCATTGTTCGAGGCACCACTTCCAAGGAGATTGTGCAAATGGCCAAGGACGTGGGTGCCAAGAAGGTCGTCTTCGCTTCCTGTGCTCCACCCATCCG CTACTCTAACGTCTATGGTATAGACATGCCTTCGCCCGAAGAGCTCGTCGCCCACAATCGAACTACCGAAGAAATTGCCAAGCATATTGGCGTCGACCTCGTCATCTACCAGACCCTTGACGACCTTGTTGCCTCGTGCAAGCAATTTAACCCTTCCATCAAACAATTCGACTGCTCTGTCTTTACCGGCGAATACGTCACTGGCGGTGTCGATGACAAATACCTCGAACATTTGATGAAGCTAAGAAACGACAAGGCCAAGGCCAAAAAGATTCAAACTGTTGTTGAGCAGCCAGAAGTGCAGATTAGCTGCAGCGGACCCATGAACGGATCCGACTCTCTTATGGGTTTGGCCAACCATTCTCCCAAAATCGGGCCGTCTGCTATGCCTTCTCCCAACGACACTGTCGGCCTTCATAACTCTTGGTTCGGCTCATAA
- a CDS encoding 4-aminobutyrate transaminase translates to MPPRIAPRLFRTVPISTRSFASTSVNMSAPVRTAAQWSDFGREHVSHGLGRVKDHVIVKGEGLNLHTADGKKLLDFTAGIGVTNLGHCHPAVSKAAAEQINNLVHLQCSIAFHQPYLELIEKLLPVMPHPSLDQFFFWNSGSEAVEAAVKLTRKATGRQNLIVFQGAYHGRTMGSGSMTRSKPIYTQSTGPLMPGVIATPYPYWHSLGVSPSTSEEELVKLAKYQLDLLLRQQTSPKDVAAIFIEPVQGEGGYVPCPPAFMKHLREVCDKHGILLVVDEVQTGFFRTGKYFAVNSIPDFRPDVLVFAKGIANGFPLSGIASTKELMNTLDVGSFGGTYAGNAVACAAGIAAQEVYASGEIEKNVAARSEQLFTALNKLTSSEKTKHLIADVRGVGLMTAIEFRSASDPLTHEGLPEGTKIPKDIGKRVQAYCLEKDLMVLTTSCFDTIRFIPALVINEEEMKRAMDIFTEAVEKVALEA, encoded by the exons atgccTCCTCGAATCGCCCCTCGTCTCTTTCGAACTGTCCCCATTTCCACCAGGTCTTtcgcctccacctccgtCAACATGTCTGCCCCCGTTCGCACTGCTGCCCAATGGTCTGACTTTGGCCGTGAACACGTCTCTCATGGTCTTGGCCGAGTGAAGGACCATGTTATCGTCAAGGGTGAGGGCCTTAACCTTCATACCGCTGATGGCAAGAAGTTGCTCGACTTCACTGCTGGTATCGGAGTAACCAACCTTGGACA CTGCCATCCCGCGGTCTCcaaggctgctgctgagcaGATCAACAACCTCGTTCACCTCCAGTGCTCCATCGCTTTCCATCAACCCTATCTTGAGCTTATCGAGAAGCTTCTCCCTGTTATGCCCCACCCCTCTCTTGAccaattcttcttctggaaCTCTGGTTCCGAGGCTGTTGAGGCTGCCGTCAAGCTCACCAGGAAGGCAACCGGCCGGCAGAACTTGATTGTATTCCAGGGTGCTTATCACGGCCGAACCATGGGTTCCGGTTCCATGACCAGGTCTAAGCCCATCTACACGCAGAGCACCGGTCCTTTGATG CCCGGTGTCATTGCCACCCCCTACCCCTATTGGCACTCTCTTGGCGtttctccttctacttCCGAGGAGGAGCTCGTCAAACTCGCCAAGTATCAGCTTGACCTTCTCCTTCGTCAGCAGACCAGCCCCAAGGATGTTGCCGCCATTTTCATTGAACCCGTCCAGGGTGAGGG TGGTTACGTTCCCTGCCCCCCTGCCTTTATGAAGCACCTTCGAGAGGTTTGCGACAAGCACGGCATCCTGCTCGTTGTCGATGAAGTTCAGACTGGTTTCTTCCGAACCGGAAAGTACTTTGCCGTCAATTCCATTCCCGATTTCCGACCCGACGTCCTTGTCTTCGCCAAGGGTATCGCCAACGGTTTCCCTCTCTCCGGTATTGCCTCCACCAAGGAGCTCATGAATACTCTTGACGTTGGCTCTTTCGGAGGCACTTATGCCGGTAACGCCGTCGCTTGTGCCGCTGGTATCGCCGCTCAAGAAGTCTATGCCTCTGgtgagattgagaagaatGTTGCCGCTCGATCCGAGCAGCTCTTCACCGCCCTTAACAAGCTTACCTCTTCGGAGAAGACCAAGCATCTCATTGCCGATGTTCGAGGCGTTGGTCTCATGACTGCCATTGAATTCCGTTCTGCTTCCGACCCTCTTACCCACGAGGGATTGCCCGAGGGCACCAAGATCCCCAAGGACATTGGCAAGAGGGTTCAGGCTTACTGTCTCGAGAAGGACTTGATGGTTCTTACCACTTCTTGCTTTGACACTATCAGGTTCATCCCTGCTTTGGTCATTaacgaggaggagatgaagagggcTATGGACATTTTCACCGAGGCCGTGGAGAAGGTTGCGCTTGAGGCCTAG
- a CDS encoding threonine aldolase — MVRAACFKYASLPVRISTPIIFPTRTLATTAPIAMPIASSKSLADVTPDVGGQANVDQLHRVSRDFRSDTITIPTDAQLLCSLRATRGDDVYGEDTSTTALEKRIAKLTGKEAAMFAVSGTMTNQLAIRTHMKQPPHSVITDWRAHVHKMEAGGIAMFSQATTHQLVPENGLHLTVEDIEPALQLGTNIHIAPTKLICLENTLSGMIFPQEEIVKIGEMARKHDIGMHLDGARIWNVAADVIAKRGLNPNKEEDLQTVLTELIAPFDSASLCLSKGLGAPIGSALVGPKEFIDRAKWFRKAFGGGIRQAGGIAASADYAITHHFPRLIKTHELASRLEQGLRELGCDILAPVDTSMVFFQPKPIGLPLDAVMARLAALPDPIIIGGQRCVVHHQISPQAIEDFIGCVAEMKKEKEENGEYKVTALGQEEKDKLSRFVSPEIKNTTSEAGLRTKAALGY, encoded by the exons ATGGTCCGCGCCGCTTGCTTTAAATACGCCAGCTTGCCAGTAAGGATTTCCACACCTATTATCTTTCCAACAAGAACACTAGCGACGACTGCACCTATCGCCATGCCCATagcttcctccaagtcctTAGCAGACGTAACCCCCGATGTTGGTGGACAAGCAAACGTCGATCAGTTGCATAGGGTATCTCGTGACTTCCGTA GTGATACCATTACTATTCCTACAGATGCTCAGCTACTGTGCAGTCTGAGGGCCACAAGAGGTGATGATGTATACGGTGAAGATACTTCAACAACGGCGCTCGAAAAACGGATAGCAAAACTAACCGGGAAGGAGGCTGCCATGTTTGCAGTCAGTGGCACAATGACCAATC AACTGGCCATTAGAACACACATGAAGCAACCACCGCACAGTGTTATCACTGACTGGCGAGCACATGTCCACAAGATGGAAG CCGGTGGAATTGCAATGTTTTCTCAGGCGACTACCCATCAGCTGGTACCGGAAAATGGTTTACACTTGACCGTGGAAGATATCGAGCCGGCTTTGCAGCTGGGCACCAATATTCACATTGCTCCTACCAAGCTTATTTGTCTTGAGAATACTTTGTCCGGCATGATTTTCCcgcaagaagagattgtAAAGATCGGGGAAATGGCAAGAAAACATGATATCGGTATGCATCTTGATGGTGCGAGGATCTGGAACGTGGCTGCCGATGTCATCGCGAAGAGGGGGCTAAATCCTAACAAAGAGGAGGATCTGCAGACGGT TCTTACAGAACTTATCGCTCCCTTTGACTCGGCGTCGCTCTGCCTCTCCAAGGGCCTAGGCGCACCGATCGGCTCTGCATTGGTCGGCCCTAAAGAATTCATCGATCGCGCTAAGTGGTTTCGCAAGGCTTTTGGGGGAGGTATCAGGCAAGCTGGTGGGATAGCTGCGTCTGCAGATTACGCTATAACGCATCACTTCCCAAGACTTATAAAGACACACGAACTTGCGTCGCGACTGGAACAGGGCTTGAGAGAGCTAGGTTGCGATATCTTGGCGCCAGTAGACACCAGCATG GTATTTTTCCAACCTAAACCCATTGGACTACCCCTGGACGCTGTCATGGCCAGGCTGGCTGCTCTTCCTGATCCGATCATTATTGGTGGTCAACGTTGCGTCGTCCACCATCAGATTAGCCCGCAAGCGATTGAAGATTTTATTGGCTGTGTCGCtgaaatgaagaaagaaaaagaagaaaacggGGAATACAAGGTTACCGCGCTAGggcaggaggagaaagataAGTTATCTAGATTTGTAAGCCCAGAAATTAAAAATACGACGAGCGAAGCTGGATTGAGAACGAAGGCTGCTTTGGGATATTAA